A genomic segment from Rhinatrema bivittatum chromosome 19, aRhiBiv1.1, whole genome shotgun sequence encodes:
- the ZNF628 gene encoding zinc finger protein 628, producing the protein MVGAYQMEMTEIEAPKAQSPLQQPQQTYSSDHQYECQECGKVFKWSSRLIHHQRTHTGERPYKCSECPKAFKGSSALLYHQRSHTGERPYKCADCGKAFKRSSLLQIHQSVHTGVRSFKCHICSMTFKWSSHYQYHVRQHTGERPYKCNMCEKAFKNSSSLRRHRNIHTGERPYVCTVCGKAFTQSTNLRQHQRIHTGERPYKCGECGKSFTHSSNLLLHQRTHSCASMQKCDLCSEVFATHAHLQKHLQSHAIEQAYVQAEADLACTPAEVFLTTTDAMETVEMLFKCGECELTFKNEDLLLSHQQSHVEESQLYVCTTCDKSFKNAMGLSRHHYCHTNERPFKCSICEKTFVQLSNLLVHQRTHTEEQQLIQTEAEVTCPQSTEIVLPPSATPAAAATPEMVDRPYKCTECGKAFKGSSGLRYHMRDHTGERPYKCLECGKAFKRSSLLSIHQRVHTGVRAFKCAECGLTFKWSSHYQYHLRLHTGERPYSCVECGKSFKNTSCLRRHRQLHTGERPFACNICGKTFTQTSNLRQHERTHTGERPYKCDVCGKTFTHSSNLQLHQRTHSSERPFKCSICGKGFVMSSYLQRHLRTHAADTGNSAAATTEGTAQSSSQGLQNIHILPSTQGIQIIPNLQATLNLEVSNPPPPPNSQTFLLVQTAQGLQLIPSVQQSTQKLILLPNSQVVPTQQKVPIPPNPANLVLLQKSPPQGSQQVKPVRKRSRPKKPSPSTTASKVSATSNIIILPNTGQALPSLQSIQNVQIQALQGSARTPGLQAGQNMIVLQNMLGQKPPNVQIKPMSGSQEVASMQIRTLARSQERASLQIQTVPSSQDMPSGQIQRMSTSQEIPSVQLQDLPRVIKSEVSNIQLQQEISNVQLQQEMPNMPIHQAMPSVQIQTIPTSQELSNIHLQALPSSQGLQESPNLIVVQNSPGEELLGTGDGMEDLHTMEEMQDVHFETLQMEEGLQNVIVLQNADGEQTRLCVQEVESIQTMQEVPNVQIQTVQGNQDQAATIGQKVFIIRSAPGEQALQVLENIQGLQSGQNLQVVENVQALPNRQNVQMLQGTQSLNAVQILQNPLQVRSLPSSQSMPPFQGLQNLQPSSNPQSLQTLQLVQSPVQSIQHQQGLPAIQIVQTVPSVQLVHTF; encoded by the coding sequence ATGGTTGGAGCCTACCAGATGGAAATGACGGAGATTGAAGCACCCAAAGCGCAGTCCCCACTGCAGCAGCCTCAGCAGACCTACAGCAGTGACCACCAGTACGAGTGCCAGGAGTGCGGGAAGGTGTTCAAATGGTCTTCCAGGCTGATCCACCACCAGAGGACTCACACGGGCGAGCGCCCATACAAGTGCTCCGAGTGCCCCAAGGCCTTCAAGGGCTCCTCGGCTCTGCTCTACCACCAGCGGAGCCACACGGGGGAGCGGCCGTACAAATGCGCGGACTGCGGCAAGGCATTCAAGCGCTCTTCCCTGCTGCAGATCCACCAGAGTGTCCACACGGGCGTGCGCTCTTTTAAGTGCCACATCTGCAGCATGACCTTTAAGTGGTCTTCGCACTATCAGTACCACGTGCGCCAGCACACTGGGGAGCGTCCTTACAAATGCAACATGTGCGAGAAGGCCTTTAAGAATTCGTCAAGCTTGAGGCGCCACAGGAACATCCATACGGGCGAGCGACCTTACGTTTGTACGGTGTGTGGCAAGGCCTTCACCCAGTCTACCAACCTACGGCAACATCAACGCATCCACACCGGGGAGCGGCCCTACAAATGCGGGGAGTGTGGTAAATCCTTCACACACTCGTCCAACTTGCTGCTTCACCAGCGCACACATTCCTGTGCCAGTATGCAAAAGTGTGACCTGTGCAGCGAGGTCTTCGCTACCCATGCCCATCTCCAGAAGCACCTGCAGTCGCACGCTATTGAGCAGGCCTATGTCCAGGCTGAGGCGGACCTGGCCTGTACGCCGGCCGAGGTCTTCCTGACCACCACAGATGCCATGGAGACGGTAGAGATGCTCTTCAAGTGTGGTGAGTGCGAACTGACCTTCAAGAACGAGGACCTGCTCCTCAGCCACCAACAGAGCCATGTGGAAGAGTCCCAGCTCTATGTCTGCACCACCTGCGACAAGTCCTTTAAGAACGCCATGGGGCTCTCTCGCCACCACTACTGCCACACCAATGAGCGGCCCTTCAAGTGTTCCATTTGTGAGAAGACCTTTGTGCAGCTTTCCAACCTGTTGGTGCACCAGAGGACTCACACCGAGGAGCAGCAGCTCATTCAGACTGAGGCGGAGGTCACTTGCCCGCAATCCACAGAGATTGTACTCCCTCCCTCTGccacccctgctgctgctgccacccctgaGATGGTGGACCGCCCTTATAAGTGCACGGAGTGTGGCAAAGCCTTCAAAGGCTCTTCAGGGCTCCGCTACCACATGAGAGACCATACTGGGGAGCGGCCTTACAAGTGCCTGGAATGTGGCAAGGCCTTCAAGCGCTCCTCGCTCCTGTCTATTCACCAGCGTGTTCACACAGGTGTCCGGGCCTTCAAGTGTGCCGAGTGCGGGCTGACGTTCAAATGGTCCTCACACTATCAATATCACCTCCGGCTGCACACAGGGGAGCGGCCCTACAGCTGTGTTGAGTGCGGCAAGTCCTTCAAGAACACATCTTGCCTAAGGCGGCACCGTCAGCTGCATACAGGCGAGCGTCCGTTCGCTTGCAACATCTGTGGCAAGACATTCACGCAGACCTCCAACTTGCGGCAGCATGAACGAACCCATACCGGTGAGCGGCCTTATAAGTGTGACGTTTGTGGGAAGACCTTCACCCATTCCTCCAACCTGCAGCTCCACCAGCGCACCCACTCCAGCGAGCGCCCCTTTAAGTGCAGCATCTGTGGAAAAGGCTTTGTTATGTCCTCCTATCTCCAGCGCCATCTGCGCACCCACGCTGCAGATACAGGCAactctgctgctgccaccaccgagGGCACTGCCCAAAGCTCTTCGCAGGGGCTCCAAAACATACATATACTGCCCAGCACTCAAGGGATCCAGATAATCCCAAATCTACAAGCCACTCTGAACCTGGAAGTCAGCAACCCACCACCCCCTCCCAACTCCCAAACGTTTCTCTTGGTACAGACAGCACAGGGACTGCAGTTGATCCCAAGTGTCCAGCAAAGCACCCAGAAGCTGATCCTGCTGCCTAATTCACAGGTGGTACCCACCCAGCAGAAGGTGCCCATCCCCCCAAACCCCGCAAATCTCGTCCTGTTACAGAAAAGCCCACCTCAGGGCAGCCAGCAGGTCAAACCAGTGCGGAAACGCAGCAGACCTAAGAAACCGAGCCCATCCACCACCGCCTCCAAAGTCTCAGCCACATCGAATATTATTATTTTACCAAACACAGGACAGGCGCTGCCCAGCTTGCAGTCCATCCAGAATGTACAGATCCAAGCCTTGCAAGGCTCAGCCAGGACACCAGGCCTGCAGGCGGGACAGAATATGATTGTCTTGCAAAACATGCTCGGTCAAAAGCCACCCAATGTGCAGATCAAACCAATGTCTGGCTCCCAGGAAGTGGCCAGCATGCAGATTCGAACCTTAGCCAGATCTCAAGAGAGAGCCAGCCTACAGATCCAAACAGTGCCCAGCTCACAGGACATGCCCAGTGGGCAAATTCAGAGAATGTCCACTTCTCAAGAGATTCCCAGTGTTCAGCTTCAAGATCTGCCCAGAGTGATCAAATCGGAAGTGTCCAACATCCAGCTCCAACAAGAGATATCCAATGTTCAGCTCCAGCAAGAGATGCCCAACATGCCAATCCATCAAGCGATGCCCAGTGTTCAGATCCAAACAATTCCCACCTCTCAAGAGCTCTCTAACATTCACCTCCAAGCCCTTCCAAGCTCACAGGGCCTGCAGGAGAGCCCGAATCTGATTGTGGTTCAGAATTCCCCCGGGGAGGAGCTGCTGGGAACTGGGGACGGGATGGAAGATCTGCACACGATGGAAGAGATGCAGGATGTGCACTTTGAGACCCTGCAGATGGAGGAAGGGCTTCAGAATGTCATCGTTCTGCAGAACGCCGATGGCGAGCAGACCCGCCTGTGTGTGCAAGAGGTGGAGAGCATTCAGACTATGCAGGAGGTACCCAATGTCCAGATCCAGACAGTGCAGGGCAACCAGGACCAGGCAGCAACTATTGGGCAGAAAGTATTCATTATTCGCAGCGCCCCAGGAGAGCAGGCCCTGCAAGTACTAGAGAATATCCAGGGACTACAGAGCGGGCAAAACCTACAGGTGGTGGAGAACGTCCAGGCCTTGCCAAACAGGCAGAATGTGCAGATGCTGCAGGGCACCCAGAGCTTAAATGCTGTACAGATCTTGCAGAATCCTTTGCAAGTGCGATCCCTTCCCAGCAGTCAGAGTATGCCACCCTTCCAGGGTCTTCAAAACCTGCAGCCCTCCAGCAACCCGCAGAGCCTGCAGACCCTACAACTAGTCCAGAGCCCGGTGCAGAGTATACAGCACCAGCAAGGTCTGCCAGCCATTCAGATTGTTCAAACCGTGCCCAGCGTTCAGTTGGTTCACACTTTTTGA